The Effusibacillus pohliae DSM 22757 nucleotide sequence CAAAGTACCGGCTCATTATGACGAGGCGACGGGCAAATACGTGCTGGATTTTCCGTTTCCCTGCAAGTTTGACGTCGAGAACAGGAAGTGGCTGTTCGATCAGCCCGATACCTGGGAGAATGTGATCGCCCGCTTCAAGCAGCGGGGTCCGCAAAACCGGGAATTTGTGCAGCAGATTCAGGCAGGGGCACTCGCTATGCAAGCGCTCCGCGAAGAGGTGGTATGACGTGGCTGCCATCAATCTGTTGGAAAGACGGTTGTGGCAAGCGCTCAAAGAGGTGTTGGACCCGGAATTTCCCGTCAGTGTGGTCGATATGGGACTGATTTACAAGATTGAGGAACAGGATGGCCACGTCGTCGTCACCATGACGTTCACAGCCGTCTCCTGCGCCTGCATGGACTGGATCGAACAGGATATTGAAAAACGGCTGCTGCGA carries:
- a CDS encoding metal-sulfur cluster assembly factor — protein: MAAINLLERRLWQALKEVLDPEFPVSVVDMGLIYKIEEQDGHVVVTMTFTAVSCACMDWIEQDIEKRLLREPGVRSVEIRVVWDPPWTSERLSEEAKQKMRRWGVSV